The following proteins come from a genomic window of Novosphingobium aromaticivorans DSM 12444:
- a CDS encoding VOC family protein: MASLLGFGQPFGGVMQTAFVVEDVHASIAHFQKDCAAGPFFLLDHFLGPDQFYRGAPSTADVTIAMGFAGHMQIELIQPLDGNPSVYRETVEKRGYGFHHFGIACEDVEAALRDYLSRGYELAFKAAVPTGGSVAYLEGGNGAAPGFLELIPATPGMDGHFTRMWQASLDWDGSDPVRPFI, encoded by the coding sequence ATGGCGAGCTTGCTCGGATTTGGCCAGCCTTTCGGCGGCGTGATGCAGACCGCGTTCGTGGTGGAGGACGTCCACGCCTCGATCGCGCACTTCCAGAAGGATTGCGCGGCGGGGCCGTTCTTCCTGCTCGACCACTTCCTCGGACCGGACCAGTTCTATCGTGGCGCGCCGTCGACGGCGGACGTGACCATCGCGATGGGCTTTGCCGGCCACATGCAGATCGAACTGATCCAGCCGCTCGACGGCAATCCCTCGGTCTATCGCGAGACGGTGGAGAAGCGGGGCTACGGCTTCCATCACTTCGGCATCGCCTGCGAGGACGTCGAGGCCGCGCTGCGGGACTACCTTTCGCGCGGATATGAACTGGCCTTCAAGGCCGCCGTGCCGACCGGCGGAAGCGTCGCCTATCTCGAGGGCGGAAACGGGGCGGCACCGGGCTTCCTCGAACTGATCCCCGCAACCCCCGGAATGGACGGGCACTTCACGCGGATGTGGCAGGCCTCGCTCGACTGGGACGGCAGCGATCCGGTGCGGCCCTTTATCTGA
- a CDS encoding MFS transporter, producing MRDDHMGDAGQGTGAGQARGKGYQIWVTALLSLNFGILFFDRNAVNFLMPFVQPDLKLTNTQVGMFSSALSLTWALSGLLVGRISDKLGSKKPVVVIATIAFCLCSFISGAASSFLMLLGARLLMGAAEGGVMPVSHAMIVSEVAPERRGLAMGVAQNLGSNLLGSGLAPILLVPVAAAVGWRTGFYLAALPGLVTAALIWFTLREPPAEVHDEATPKVTLREAFAHRNVILCALIAILLVSYLVVCWAFMPLYLTKARGFAPETMGWLMATLGISAGIGSFVVPAISDAIGRRPVMIFFSFLGVILPLGALYYQGSTLVLAAIFFIGWGLNGLFPMFMATIPAESVDPRLTATLTGVVMGTGEVLGGVLSPFFAGALADSYGLSAPLWLMLVCTVLAGMLTLGLIESAPRVVARRLTPALAAGT from the coding sequence ATGCGGGACGACCACATGGGCGATGCCGGACAGGGTACCGGCGCCGGACAGGCAAGGGGGAAGGGCTACCAGATCTGGGTGACCGCCCTGCTCAGCCTCAACTTCGGCATCCTGTTCTTCGACCGCAACGCGGTGAACTTCCTCATGCCGTTCGTGCAGCCGGACCTGAAGCTGACCAATACCCAGGTCGGCATGTTCAGTTCCGCCCTGTCGCTGACATGGGCGCTTTCGGGGCTTTTGGTCGGGCGGATATCGGACAAGCTGGGGTCGAAGAAGCCAGTCGTCGTGATCGCGACGATCGCATTCTGCCTGTGCTCGTTCATCTCAGGCGCGGCCTCGTCATTCCTGATGCTTCTGGGGGCGCGCCTCCTGATGGGCGCGGCGGAAGGCGGCGTGATGCCGGTCAGCCACGCGATGATCGTTTCGGAAGTCGCGCCCGAACGCCGTGGGCTTGCCATGGGCGTCGCGCAGAACCTCGGGTCGAACCTGCTGGGCTCGGGCCTCGCGCCGATCCTGCTGGTCCCGGTCGCGGCGGCAGTGGGCTGGCGGACGGGTTTCTATCTTGCCGCCCTGCCGGGCCTCGTCACGGCGGCGCTTATCTGGTTCACCCTGCGTGAGCCGCCGGCCGAGGTCCATGACGAGGCGACGCCCAAGGTGACGCTGCGCGAGGCCTTCGCCCACCGCAACGTGATCCTGTGTGCGCTGATCGCGATCCTGCTCGTGTCATACCTCGTCGTGTGCTGGGCATTCATGCCTCTCTACCTGACCAAGGCACGCGGCTTCGCGCCCGAGACGATGGGCTGGCTGATGGCCACGCTGGGGATTTCGGCGGGTATCGGCAGCTTCGTGGTGCCGGCCATTTCCGATGCCATCGGACGGCGTCCCGTCATGATCTTCTTCTCGTTCCTGGGCGTCATCCTTCCACTCGGCGCGCTGTACTACCAGGGCTCGACGCTGGTGCTGGCCGCGATCTTCTTCATCGGATGGGGCCTGAACGGTCTGTTTCCGATGTTCATGGCGACCATCCCGGCGGAATCGGTGGACCCGCGCCTGACGGCGACGCTGACCGGCGTCGTCATGGGCACGGGCGAGGTGCTTGGCGGCGTGCTGAGCCCGTTCTTCGCAGGCGCGCTGGCCGACTCCTACGGCCTTTCGGCTCCGCTCTGGCTGATGCTGGTGTGCACGGTTCTGGCGGGGATGCTGACGCTGGGACTGATCGAATCCGCACCGCGCGTGGTGGCGCGGCGCCTAACCCCGGCCTTGGCAGCCGGGACCTGA
- a CDS encoding helix-turn-helix domain-containing protein, whose translation MGALLKFHTQDVAPQDRARYWNEIADRVFTGTFVNVPGEDFSGRMLSWRVGELDMIRTDSTHSGVGRTPIAQDDERLILHLQCRGTSQHMQKQAECALEPGDFVLASPHIPYSIKLTGHEMLVVEFPRAPLAERFPGVDDALLQRMCGASPGGRVFHDFLLSLWQQGERAAEDPEWEVGVNAVFYDLAAMAMRGAQRPNAEVGEADLRRKVLAMVSSSLEDPALRTASIADACNISVRTVQNVFAAMGTTPTAYILEQRLRRAADRLVGRPDASITEIAFELGFNDSAYFTRCFRQQFGAAPRDWRLGRMSS comes from the coding sequence ATGGGTGCGCTTCTCAAGTTTCATACGCAGGACGTCGCTCCGCAGGACCGGGCGCGCTACTGGAACGAGATTGCCGACCGGGTCTTCACGGGCACGTTCGTCAACGTTCCGGGCGAGGATTTCAGCGGCCGGATGCTGTCGTGGCGCGTCGGCGAACTCGACATGATCCGTACGGATTCGACCCATTCCGGGGTCGGCCGCACCCCCATCGCGCAGGACGACGAAAGGCTGATCCTGCATCTGCAATGCCGCGGCACCAGCCAGCACATGCAGAAGCAGGCCGAATGCGCGCTCGAGCCGGGCGACTTCGTACTGGCGAGCCCGCACATTCCCTATTCGATCAAGCTGACCGGGCACGAGATGCTGGTCGTCGAGTTCCCGCGCGCGCCCCTGGCGGAGCGGTTTCCCGGCGTGGACGATGCCTTGTTGCAGCGCATGTGCGGTGCGTCGCCCGGCGGACGCGTGTTCCACGACTTCCTGCTTTCGTTGTGGCAGCAGGGTGAACGGGCCGCCGAAGACCCCGAATGGGAAGTCGGCGTGAACGCGGTGTTCTATGACCTTGCGGCGATGGCGATGCGCGGGGCGCAGCGCCCGAACGCCGAGGTTGGCGAGGCCGACTTGCGACGCAAGGTGCTGGCAATGGTCTCCTCCAGCCTGGAGGACCCCGCGCTGCGCACGGCATCGATCGCCGATGCCTGCAACATCTCGGTTCGCACGGTGCAGAACGTGTTCGCGGCAATGGGTACGACGCCGACCGCGTACATTCTCGAGCAGCGCCTTCGCCGCGCGGCGGACCGGCTCGTTGGAAGGCCCGACGCCAGCATCACGGAGATCGCCTTCGAACTGGGCTTCAACGACAGCGCCTACTTCACGCGGTGTTTCCGCCAGCAGTTCGGCGCGGCGCCGCGCGACTGGCGATTGGGAAGGATGTCATCATGA